The following DNA comes from Cryptosporangium minutisporangium.
GCAGGAGCAGCACCGTGCAGCGGGAGCGCTCCAGCATGCCCTCCCCCTCGGTGAGCACGTCGAGCACGAGTCGCTCCACCGGCTCGAACACCGCGAAGGTCGCCGTCTCGCGGTACCCCTCGCCGGCCGGACGCGGGCCGAATCGCAGCCGGTAGCCCCCGCCCTCGCGGGCGTCGACCTCGCACGTCGACACACGCCAGTCGGGGTCGGGGCAGGCCCAGCGCTCCAGCAGGTCGGCGCGGGTGAAGGCGGCCCACACCCGCTCGGGCGGCGCCGGGTAGGTGCGGTCGAGGTCGAACGAGAGGAGCGGGGCGGTGGTCACATGTCCTCCAGGAGGGTGCCGAGAGCGTCCAGCCGGGTCGACCAGAGCGCCTGCTGCTGTGCGGTCCACTCGGCTACGGCGACGAGGGCGTCGTCTCGCAGCCGGCATTCGCGCACGCGGC
Coding sequences within:
- a CDS encoding SRPBCC family protein; this encodes MTTAPLLSFDLDRTYPAPPERVWAAFTRADLLERWACPDPDWRVSTCEVDAREGGGYRLRFGPRPAGEGYRETATFAVFEPVERLVLDVLTEGEGMLERSRCTVLLLPVEGGTRLELTVEGLADAKAVDGLREGWQWCLEGIGTQLDVPTTASGCGAPLSVQVRCEHDHHVAAAEIETVPGPGFRTRVASDD